Part of the Gammaproteobacteria bacterium genome, AAAATTTGGCAAGAATATGCATAGAAAGAGTAAAAAAATAGAATTATTTTTCCACAATAGAGGATCTGAAGCTTTTTCTATGGAAAACAGTTAAGCCTAAACGTTGAATAGCTGCTTTATGCGCTCGCGTAGGATAACCTTTGTGCTGCGCAAATCCATATCCTGGATATTGCTGCTCCAGTTCTTGCATCCACCGATCTCGGGTAACTTTTGCCAAAATAGACGCTGCGCTTATCGCCGGCACTAAGCTATCTCCTCGGACAATGGTTTGCGTCGGGCATTCTAAGCGTGGATCTTGATTGCCATCCACCAATGCCAGGGTCGGAATTACTTTCAATTGTTGTGTAGCACGACGCATTGCAAGAAAAGTTGCCTGCAAAATATTAATTTCATCAATTTCTTCAGCACTCGCCCAGCCTATTCCATAGGAAAATGCTTTT contains:
- the rnhB gene encoding ribonuclease HII translates to MTVQKQLIVGVDEAGRGPLAGPVVAAAVILDPNQPIVGLMDSKQLSEKKREILFDEIIAKAFSYGIGWASAEEIDEINILQATFLAMRRATQQLKVIPTLALVDGNQDPRLECPTQTIVRGDSLVPAISAASILAKVTRDRWMQELEQQYPGYGFAQHKGYPTRAHKAAIQRLGLTVFHRKSFRSSIVEK